In Saccopteryx leptura isolate mSacLep1 chromosome 11, mSacLep1_pri_phased_curated, whole genome shotgun sequence, the following proteins share a genomic window:
- the CABYR gene encoding calcium-binding tyrosine phosphorylation-regulated protein isoform X1, with amino-acid sequence MFSSKSIPVVPYGLKSLLEGVSRAVIRTKPSNISQFAAVYFEELILFREGNASLDIKDLVKQFHQIKVEKWSPGTAQEKVPECPKEVKRTAPVSQEPTRMEKSTYTEEDNVAGPLLSNKTTQFPSVQADLFLQSEQTTKAVCGPAKPPTPKTASPPSSPSPAAVSPELAYVPADPAQFATQMLGKVSSIHSDPSDVLMVDVATSIPVIANEVLAEAAEDNVIAASVEYSGEWEAMQVVSHASVHVDLGSKPKDDKAEPSSASSLPLQAEQEPPKYDQAPKVLLQADTGVTSAVRISSIFNDEPVIEGVTYVEQPPEQAVFPFTAQVTSIKETEPSPPLNPILASKTASGMSAKTDTSVHVEAEATILISETSLKGLLAQTLYAEGPTTAVGPENSLHLEVEVVALAPEQEENAASPEMEVKPMSSGKAAEAVCSGASVRSSSGPPTPVAEGLSESEIEPEWEAATEQGLMEPAIATSEAGQPPPYSNMWTLYCLTDMSQQSRPSPPPAPGPFPQATLYVSNPKDLPNPPKVTSPTYVMMDDSMKTSAPPFILVGSNVQEAQDWKPLPGHAVVSQSDTLKRYAAVQVPIAVPADQIFQKNPPNSQSASPASGPEGPRPKSPVFLSVAFPVEDIAKKGSGSGDKCTPFGSYGIAGEITVTTASRRTET; translated from the exons TTGAGAAGTGGTCACCAGGAACGGCACAAGAAAAGGTCCCAGAATgtccaaaagaagtaaaaagaacagCCCCAGTTTCCCAGGAACCGACACGGATGGAGAAATCGACATACACAGAGGAGGACAATGTAGCCGGACCGCTGCTTAGCAACAAGACCACTCAGTTCCCCTCAGTTCAGGCTGACCTGTTCCTGCAGTCCGAGCAGACAACGAAAGCAGTCTGTGGTCCTGCGAAACCACCCACCCCTAAGACTGCTAGCCCACCCTCATCGCCATCGCCAGCAGCCGTCTCACCAGAGCTTGCCTATGTCCCAGCTGACCCCGCTCAGTTTGCTACTCAGATGTTAGGTAAAGTTTCCTCTATTCATTCTGACCCATCTGATGTGTTAATGGTGGATGTGGCAACAAGTATCCCTGTTATAGCGAACGAGGTGCTTGCAGAAGCTGCTGAAGATAACGTGATTGCTGCTTCTGTTGAGTATTCTGGAGAGTGGGAAGCAATGCAGGTTGTCAGCCATGCATCTGTTCATGTAGATTTGGGTTCTAAACCTAAAGACGATAAGGCTGAACCATCATCGGCTTCCTCACTCCCCTTGCAGGCTGAACAAGAACCTCCTAAATATGATCAAGCTCCTAAGGTCCTTTTGCAGGCTGATACTGGGGTTACGTCAGCGGTTCGTATATCATCTATCTTTAACGATGAGCCTGTGATTGAAGGAGTTACTTATGTTGAGCAACCACCAGAACAAGCAGTTTTCCCTTTTACTGCCCAGGTTACTAGTATTAAAGAGACAGAGCCATCACCACCACTTAATCCCATACTTGCAAGCAAGACAGCCTCAGGCATGTCTGCAAAAACTGATACCTCAGTACATGTGGAGGCAGAAGCAACCATTCTGATCTCCGAGACCTCCTTGAAAGGTCTGCTTGCACAGACCCTGTATGCAGAGGGCCCTACCACAGCAGTAGGCCCTGAAAACTCCCTGCATCTTGAAGTCGAGGTCGTTGCGCTAGCCCCCGAGCAGGAGGAAAATGCTGCGTCCCCGGAGATGGAAGTCAAACCCATGTCCTCTGGGAAAGCTGCAGAAGCTGTGTGCTCAGGTGCATCGGTAAGATCATCCAGTGGCCCCCCCACTCCTGTTGCAGAAGGTCTTTCTGAATCCGAAATTGAACCCGAATGGGAAGCAGCGACTGAACAAGGTTTGATGGAACCAG caatagcAACAAGCGAAGCAGGACAACCACCACCATATTCTAACATGTGGACCCTTTACTGTCTAACTGATATGAGTCAACAAAGTCgcccatcaccaccacctgcaCCTGGGCCTTTCCCCCAAGCAACCCTCTATGTATCTAATCCTAAGGATCTTCCGAATCCACCGAAAGTTACCTCTCCAACTTATGTGATGATGGACGACAGCATGAAGACCAGTGCCCCACCTTTTATCTTAGTAGGCTCAAACGTGCAGGAAGCCCAGGATTGGAAACCTCTTCCTGGACATGCTGTTGTTTCCCAGTCAGATACTTTGAAGAGATACGCTGCAGTCCAAGTGCCCATTGCTGTTCCTGCAGATCAGATATTCCAGAAAAATCCCCCCAACTCCCAGAGTGCTAGTCCTGCAAGTGGACCGGAGGGGCCCAGGCCAAAAAGcccagtttttctttctgttgcctTCCCAGTAGAAGATATAGCTAAGAAAGGTTCAGGATCTGGTGACAAATGTACTCCCTTTGGAAGTTACGGTATTGCTGGAGAAATAACTGTGACGACTGCCAGTCGCAGAACAGAAACTTAG